From the Kitasatospora viridis genome, one window contains:
- a CDS encoding DHA2 family efflux MFS transporter permease subunit: MTTSQSAATAATTPAPDAPPRTPMERVALALASGATFLAVLDTTVVNIAFADLHKSFPTEALANLTWVVTAYTVVFAALLAVAGRVADVVGRRRLFLWSTVLFTLASLGSGAAQGLDMLVIARAVQGLGAAGMIPSALGLVLAHTPAPRRHAAIGVWGAVGSLAAAVGPSLGGLLVDVWGWRAVFLINLPLGVAITFLTVRKLAADRTDGRRMPDPIGTVALALGLGGLVFGVTQGSDWGWTDSRVLGLLIGGAVCTVLALVLSRRHSSPAIEWDLWRSRVFAGTNVSSFFFGASMYAYLLSSLLFLNTVWRYSELKAGLAVSPGAFAAAFGAVVVGRFAGPSRQWLAVGIGSAMFGGSLAALYGLLGTEQKYLEIMLPIGIVAGVGIGAALTGISNAAAAALPADRFAAGTGLLMTSRQVGGALGIAVFAAILSNAGMIGPHGYLRAFLASAICAGAAAVSSIGVRERAGR; the protein is encoded by the coding sequence ATGACCACGTCCCAGTCCGCGGCCACCGCCGCGACCACCCCCGCACCCGACGCGCCGCCCCGAACACCGATGGAACGGGTCGCCCTGGCCCTCGCCTCGGGCGCCACCTTCCTGGCGGTGCTCGACACCACGGTCGTCAACATCGCCTTCGCGGACCTGCACAAGAGCTTCCCGACCGAGGCCCTGGCCAACCTGACCTGGGTGGTCACCGCCTACACGGTGGTCTTCGCGGCCCTGCTCGCGGTGGCCGGCCGGGTCGCCGACGTGGTCGGCCGCCGCCGGCTCTTCCTCTGGTCCACCGTGCTCTTCACCCTCGCCTCGCTGGGCTCCGGCGCGGCCCAGGGGCTCGACATGCTGGTGATCGCCCGGGCCGTGCAGGGCCTGGGGGCGGCGGGCATGATCCCGTCCGCGCTCGGCCTGGTGCTCGCGCACACCCCCGCGCCGCGCCGGCACGCCGCGATCGGCGTCTGGGGCGCGGTCGGCTCGCTGGCCGCCGCCGTCGGCCCGAGCCTCGGCGGCCTGCTGGTCGACGTCTGGGGCTGGCGCGCGGTCTTCCTGATCAACCTTCCGCTCGGCGTGGCCATCACCTTCCTGACGGTCCGCAAGCTCGCCGCCGACCGCACCGACGGCCGCCGGATGCCCGACCCGATCGGCACCGTGGCGCTCGCCCTGGGCCTGGGCGGCCTGGTCTTCGGCGTCACCCAGGGCAGCGACTGGGGCTGGACCGACTCCCGGGTGCTCGGGCTGCTGATCGGCGGCGCGGTGTGCACCGTGCTCGCCCTGGTGCTCTCCCGCCGGCACTCCTCGCCGGCCATCGAGTGGGACCTGTGGCGCAGCCGGGTCTTCGCCGGCACCAACGTCAGCTCCTTCTTCTTCGGCGCCTCGATGTACGCCTACCTGCTCTCCAGCCTGCTCTTCCTCAACACGGTGTGGCGCTACAGCGAGCTCAAGGCGGGCCTCGCGGTCTCGCCCGGCGCCTTCGCCGCCGCGTTCGGCGCCGTGGTGGTCGGCCGGTTCGCCGGGCCGAGCCGGCAGTGGCTGGCGGTCGGCATCGGCTCCGCGATGTTCGGCGGCTCGCTGGCCGCGCTCTACGGGCTGCTCGGCACCGAGCAGAAGTACCTGGAGATCATGCTGCCGATCGGCATCGTGGCCGGCGTCGGCATCGGTGCCGCGCTCACCGGCATCTCCAACGCCGCCGCCGCCGCGCTGCCCGCCGACCGGTTCGCCGCCGGCACCGGGCTGCTGATGACCTCCCGTCAGGTCGGCGGCGCGCTCGGCATCGCGGTCTTCGCCGCGATCCTCTCCAACGCCGGGATGATCGGGCCGCACGGCTACCTGCGCGCCTTCCTCGCCTCGGCGATCTGCGCCGGGGCCGCGGCCGTCTCGTCGATCGGAGTGCGCGAGCGGGCCGGCCGCTGA
- a CDS encoding methyltransferase: MTERTPGYAERVAMFGVLTGGWTAQCCYALTRLGVPDLLADGPRPVAELAAETGADPHALRRVLGVLAAAELFTEDRDRYGLTPVTRLLCTGTTRSSAVAATLFGEEVYQSFGEILHTLRTGQPAFEKVHGAPFYSYLEQHPETSAAFSAAMGTASVPTALAGTDLSGLGTLVDVGGGDGGLLARVLARHPQARGVLVELPKAVDQARTKLTEAGLADRVEFAPGSFFDPLPTGGDVYTLTRVLHNWDDEQAVAILRRVREAMPAHGRLLVFERLEEEPGAAVEPPANERAAQAAFQGRLIDLLMLLTLDGRDRTEAEYRTLLSTAGFEVRAVRSAPLRSARAESLIEAVPSSDQ, translated from the coding sequence ATGACCGAGCGCACCCCCGGATACGCCGAGCGCGTCGCCATGTTCGGCGTGCTCACCGGCGGCTGGACCGCCCAGTGCTGCTACGCGCTGACCCGACTCGGCGTGCCCGACCTGCTGGCCGACGGCCCCCGCCCGGTCGCCGAACTGGCCGCCGAGACCGGCGCCGACCCGCACGCGCTGCGCCGGGTGCTCGGCGTGCTCGCCGCCGCCGAACTCTTCACCGAGGACCGGGACCGCTACGGGCTCACCCCCGTCACCCGGCTGCTCTGCACCGGCACCACCCGCTCCAGCGCGGTCGCCGCGACCCTCTTCGGCGAGGAGGTGTACCAGTCCTTCGGCGAGATCCTGCACACCCTGCGCACCGGGCAGCCGGCCTTCGAGAAGGTGCACGGCGCGCCGTTCTACAGCTACCTGGAGCAGCACCCCGAGACCAGCGCCGCGTTCTCCGCCGCGATGGGCACCGCCTCGGTGCCGACCGCACTGGCCGGCACCGACCTGTCGGGCCTGGGCACCCTGGTCGACGTCGGCGGCGGCGACGGCGGGCTGCTGGCCCGGGTGCTCGCCCGGCACCCGCAGGCCCGCGGCGTGCTGGTCGAGCTGCCCAAGGCGGTCGACCAGGCCCGCACCAAGCTCACCGAGGCGGGCCTGGCCGACCGGGTCGAGTTCGCCCCCGGCAGCTTCTTCGACCCGCTGCCCACCGGCGGCGACGTCTACACGCTCACCCGGGTGCTGCACAACTGGGACGACGAGCAGGCCGTCGCGATCCTGCGCCGGGTCCGCGAGGCGATGCCCGCCCACGGCCGGCTGCTGGTCTTCGAGCGGCTGGAGGAGGAGCCCGGCGCCGCCGTCGAGCCGCCCGCGAACGAGCGGGCCGCGCAGGCCGCCTTCCAGGGCCGGCTGATCGACCTGCTGATGCTGCTCACCCTGGACGGCCGGGACCGCACCGAGGCCGAGTACCGCACCCTGCTCAGCACCGCCGGCTTCGAGGTCCGGGCGGTCCGCTCCGCTCCGCTGCGCTCGGCGCGCGCGGAGAGCCTGATCGAGGCCGTGCCCAGTTCCGACCAGTGA
- a CDS encoding Gfo/Idh/MocA family oxidoreductase, with amino-acid sequence MTTASPAPYRVALLGYGLAGAAFHAPLIATTPGLRLAAVVTANPERRAELAAAHPEAKPLDRPEQVFDRADEYDVVVVATPNRTHLPLARAALTAGLATVVDKPLATSAAEARALCGLAVSRGALLTVFQNRRWDNDFRTARRLVEDGALGRVHRFESRFERFRPKPKAGWRELADPAEAGGTLYDLGSHLVDQALTLFGPVSSVYAEIDVRRDGAVVDDDAFLALSHASGVRSHLWTSALAPLAGPRLRVLGDTAGYVKYGLDPQEADLRAGLRPDTRIPWGAEDPSRHGTLGTDEAHTTVPTELGDYPAFYAELAHALTTGTPPPVDPMDAVATLTVLEAARHSAATGQTVIID; translated from the coding sequence ATGACTACCGCTTCCCCCGCCCCCTACCGCGTCGCGCTGCTCGGCTACGGGCTGGCCGGCGCCGCCTTCCACGCCCCGCTGATCGCCACCACACCCGGGCTGCGGCTGGCCGCCGTGGTGACGGCGAACCCCGAGCGGCGGGCCGAGCTGGCCGCAGCGCACCCGGAGGCCAAGCCGCTGGACCGGCCCGAGCAGGTCTTCGACCGGGCCGACGAGTACGACGTGGTCGTGGTGGCGACGCCCAACCGGACCCACCTGCCGCTGGCCCGGGCCGCGCTCACCGCGGGGCTGGCCACCGTGGTGGACAAGCCGCTGGCCACCTCCGCCGCCGAGGCGCGGGCGCTGTGCGGGCTGGCGGTCTCCCGCGGCGCCCTGCTGACGGTGTTCCAGAACCGGCGCTGGGACAACGACTTCCGCACCGCGCGCCGGCTGGTCGAGGACGGCGCGCTCGGGCGGGTGCACCGGTTCGAGTCGCGGTTCGAGCGGTTCCGGCCCAAGCCCAAGGCCGGCTGGCGCGAACTGGCCGACCCGGCCGAGGCCGGCGGCACCCTCTACGACCTGGGCAGCCACCTGGTGGACCAGGCGCTGACGCTGTTCGGCCCGGTCTCCTCGGTGTACGCGGAGATCGACGTCCGCCGGGACGGCGCGGTGGTCGACGACGACGCCTTCCTCGCGCTCAGCCACGCCTCCGGCGTCCGCTCGCACCTGTGGACCAGCGCACTGGCCCCGCTGGCCGGCCCCCGGCTGCGGGTGCTCGGCGACACCGCCGGCTACGTCAAGTACGGCCTGGACCCGCAGGAAGCCGACCTGCGGGCCGGGCTGCGCCCCGACACCCGGATCCCGTGGGGCGCCGAGGACCCGTCCCGGCACGGCACCCTCGGCACCGACGAGGCGCACACCACCGTCCCCACCGAGCTCGGCGACTACCCCGCCTTCTACGCCGAGCTGGCGCACGCCCTGACCACCGGCACCCCGCCGCCGGTGGACCCGATGGACGCGGTGGCCACCCTCACCGTGCTGGAGGCCGCCCGGCACTCCGCCGCCACCGGGCAGACCGTCATCATCGACTGA
- a CDS encoding TIGR03086 family metal-binding protein, with amino-acid sequence MDIRALHTQALALATEVVEQVKADQLDLPTPCADWTLGTLLAHMIGQNHGFAAAARGLGDDHEQWRDRPVEGAPVAPWAISAAELTAAFATAEEPFRIPEIRPGVDIPADIAISFHYLDTLVHGWDLAATLGLPFEPPAELAQVLLAVAGKVPAEPADRGPGKFFAEVREAEQEADAFDRALALLGRDRSWTPAG; translated from the coding sequence ATGGACATCCGTGCCCTGCACACCCAGGCCCTGGCCCTGGCCACCGAGGTGGTCGAGCAGGTCAAGGCCGACCAGCTGGACCTGCCCACCCCCTGCGCCGACTGGACCCTGGGCACCCTGCTGGCACACATGATCGGCCAGAACCACGGCTTCGCCGCCGCCGCCCGCGGCCTCGGCGACGACCACGAGCAGTGGCGCGACCGGCCGGTCGAGGGCGCCCCGGTGGCGCCGTGGGCGATCTCGGCGGCCGAGCTGACCGCCGCCTTCGCCACCGCCGAGGAGCCGTTCCGGATCCCGGAGATCCGGCCCGGCGTGGACATCCCGGCCGACATCGCGATCTCCTTCCACTACCTGGACACCCTGGTGCACGGCTGGGACCTGGCCGCCACCCTGGGCCTGCCGTTCGAGCCCCCGGCCGAGCTGGCCCAGGTGTTGCTGGCGGTCGCCGGCAAGGTGCCGGCCGAGCCGGCCGACCGCGGGCCCGGCAAGTTCTTCGCCGAGGTGCGCGAGGCCGAGCAGGAGGCCGACGCCTTCGACCGGGCGCTCGCGCTGCTCGGCCGCGACC
- a CDS encoding HAD-IIA family hydrolase, with protein sequence MAERKPIESWLTDMDGVLIHEGTPIPGADEFIRRLRESGKPFLVLTNNSIYTPRDLAARLAGMGLHVPEECIWTSALATAKFLRGQRPGGTAYVIGEAGLTTALYQAGYVLTDNQPDYVVLGETRTYSFESLTKAIRLINAGARFICTNPDETGPSTEGVLPATGSVAALITKATGVEPYFVGKPNPLMMREALNTAGAHSESAVMIGDRMDTDIVAGMEAGMETVLVLTGLTAAEDVERFPYRPTRIVKSIADLIELI encoded by the coding sequence GTGGCAGAGCGAAAGCCCATCGAGTCGTGGCTGACCGACATGGACGGGGTCCTCATCCACGAGGGCACGCCGATCCCGGGGGCGGACGAGTTCATCCGGCGGCTGCGGGAGTCGGGCAAGCCGTTCCTGGTGCTGACCAACAACTCGATCTACACGCCGCGCGACCTGGCGGCCCGGCTGGCCGGGATGGGCCTGCACGTGCCGGAGGAGTGCATCTGGACCTCGGCGCTGGCCACCGCGAAGTTCCTGCGCGGGCAGCGGCCGGGCGGGACGGCGTACGTGATCGGCGAGGCGGGCCTGACCACGGCGCTGTACCAGGCCGGGTACGTGCTGACCGACAACCAGCCGGACTACGTGGTGCTGGGCGAGACCCGCACCTACAGCTTCGAGTCGCTGACCAAGGCGATCCGGCTGATCAACGCCGGCGCCCGGTTCATCTGCACCAACCCGGACGAGACCGGCCCGTCCACCGAGGGCGTGCTGCCGGCCACCGGCTCGGTGGCCGCGCTGATCACCAAGGCGACCGGCGTGGAGCCGTACTTCGTCGGCAAGCCGAACCCGCTGATGATGCGCGAGGCGCTGAACACCGCCGGGGCGCACTCGGAGAGCGCGGTGATGATCGGCGACCGGATGGACACCGACATCGTGGCCGGCATGGAGGCCGGCATGGAGACGGTGCTGGTGCTGACCGGGCTGACCGCGGCCGAGGACGTGGAGCGCTTCCCGTACCGGCCGACCCGGATCGTGAAGTCGATCGCGGACCTGATCGAGCTGATCTGA
- a CDS encoding SGNH/GDSL hydrolase family protein, which produces MLSEQLSGEAADPYCLREHEAERLLAGHPWRRFAVLGDSVAEGLGDPVAGYPDEPWATRIARELTAVRPDLTYLNLGRRNIPAAKVRATQLAAALEFGPDLALVACGGYDILRQSFDAAATADELRAVITPLREHGADVITVSMFAGARSPRLSPEAQRELDRRLAELTAATRALAAELATLHLDLTDHPAAGGDIFSADGRHGNRRCHAISAAEAVRRLGAHLSAAAPATPGAPE; this is translated from the coding sequence ATGCTGAGCGAGCAACTGAGCGGCGAAGCCGCCGACCCCTACTGCCTACGCGAGCACGAGGCCGAACGCCTGCTCGCCGGACACCCCTGGCGGCGGTTCGCCGTCCTCGGCGACAGCGTCGCCGAGGGGCTCGGCGACCCCGTCGCCGGCTACCCCGACGAGCCCTGGGCCACCCGGATCGCCCGTGAACTGACCGCCGTGCGGCCCGACCTGACGTACCTCAACCTGGGCCGGCGCAACATCCCCGCCGCCAAGGTCCGGGCCACCCAGCTGGCCGCCGCCCTGGAGTTCGGACCCGACCTGGCGCTGGTCGCCTGCGGCGGCTACGACATCCTGCGCCAGTCCTTCGACGCCGCCGCCACCGCCGACGAGCTGCGCGCCGTCATCACGCCGCTGCGCGAGCACGGCGCCGACGTGATCACGGTGAGCATGTTCGCCGGCGCCCGCTCGCCCCGGCTCTCCCCCGAGGCGCAGCGCGAACTCGACCGGCGGCTCGCCGAACTGACCGCCGCCACCCGCGCGCTCGCCGCCGAACTCGCCACCCTGCACCTGGACCTGACGGACCATCCGGCCGCCGGCGGCGACATCTTCAGCGCCGACGGCCGGCACGGCAACCGCCGCTGCCACGCGATCTCCGCCGCCGAGGCGGTCCGCCGCCTCGGCGCCCACCTGTCCGCCGCCGCCCCCGCGACCCCCGGAGCCCCCGAATGA
- a CDS encoding DUF6412 domain-containing protein, which yields MPTPHPFALLLGLLRLLTAALLPGDPHSSLGLTVLAAATALVAAAGTVAALQVLGRVLARLLGARAPQAVRDGTLRRRAWRTAFLPQRDPDARGRRRPRAPGAAPTAA from the coding sequence ATGCCCACCCCGCATCCGTTCGCGCTGCTCCTCGGCCTGCTGCGCCTGCTCACCGCGGCCCTGCTGCCCGGCGACCCGCACTCCTCCCTCGGCCTGACCGTGCTGGCCGCCGCCACCGCCCTGGTCGCGGCCGCCGGCACGGTCGCCGCGCTGCAGGTGCTGGGCCGGGTGCTGGCCCGCCTACTGGGGGCCCGCGCCCCGCAGGCCGTCCGCGACGGCACGCTGCGCCGGCGGGCCTGGCGCACCGCCTTCCTCCCGCAACGCGATCCGGATGCCAGGGGCCGCCGACGGCCCAGGGCACCGGGCGCGGCCCCGACGGCCGCGTAA